The following proteins come from a genomic window of Erpetoichthys calabaricus chromosome 18, fErpCal1.3, whole genome shotgun sequence:
- the cish gene encoding cytokine-inducible SH2-containing protein gives MILCVQGPRPLLPQAAADILPLPAIAAEVLGHPERRESSTARPDSHSAFLMHQLPSPCLKGSPEVRDPGKDLRCIKKTLNYLDISGWYWGAITASEAKAELQQAEEGTFLVRDSSHPMYMLTLSVKTNRGPTNVRIEYSHGLYRLDSSCLAKPRILAFPDVLSLIQHYVGSCRSGGQPEAVPEAQVAPSLQKDSAVLLKLVRPLHRRDSFPSLQHLTRLTINRLGANPSQLPLPRRLQEYLQEYPFPL, from the exons ATGATTCTGTGCGTCCAGGG TCCAAGACCGCTGCTACCTCAGGCGGCTGCAGACATCCTGCCCTTGCCAGCCATCGCCGCCGAGGTGCTGGGACACCCGGAGAGACGTGAGAGCAGCACAGCACGGCCAGATAGCCACAGCGCCTTCTTGATGCACCAGCTCCCTTCTCCCTGTCTGAAGGGGAGTCCGGAGGTTAGAGATCCTGGGAAGGACTTGCGCTGCATTAAAAAGACCCTCAACTATCTCGATATCTCAG GATGGTATTGGGGTGCCATTACGGCCAGTGAAGCCAAGGCGGAGCTGCAGCAGGCAGAGGAGGGCACCTTCCTGGTGAGGGACAGCAGTCACCCCATGTACATGCTAACTCTGTCGGTGAAGACCAACCGAGGGCCAACGAACGTGCGTATTGAGTACAGCCATGGCCTGTACCGCCTGGACTCCAGCTGCCTGGCAAAGCCCCGCATCCTTGCATTCCCCGATGTCCTCAGTCTTATTCAACACTACGTGGGCTCGTGCCGCAGCGGAGGCCAGCCAGAGGCTGTCCCAGAGGCCCAGGTGGCACCCTCCCTGCAGAAGGACAGTGCTGTGTTACTAAAGCTTGTGCGGCCGCTGCACCGCCGGGATTCCTTCCCCTCCCTCCAGCATCTCACGCGGCTTACCATCAATCGACtgggtgccaatcccagccagctgCCCCTGCCCAGGCGGCTGCAGGAATACCTTCAAGAGTACCCCTTTCCGCTCTGA